A window from Micromonospora terminaliae encodes these proteins:
- a CDS encoding SigE family RNA polymerase sigma factor, translating into MNRADEDEYRQFVAVRLEPLRRTAYLLCRDWHTADDLVSITVGKLYRHWRRVRAAENVDAYVRAVLTHAWLDERRRPWRRERSTDELPEQADLVLPEPTLADREMLLDLLGQLPPRRRAVLVLRFYCDMSVEETADILGISAGTVKSQAARGLDALRLLMTGTSSARGELS; encoded by the coding sequence GTGAACCGGGCCGACGAGGACGAGTACCGGCAGTTCGTCGCCGTGCGGCTGGAGCCGCTGCGCCGCACGGCGTACCTGCTCTGCCGGGACTGGCACACCGCCGACGACCTGGTGTCCATCACGGTCGGCAAGCTCTACCGGCACTGGCGGCGGGTGCGCGCCGCGGAGAACGTCGACGCGTACGTCCGGGCCGTCCTGACCCACGCCTGGCTGGACGAGCGGCGGCGGCCCTGGCGGCGCGAACGGAGCACCGACGAACTGCCCGAGCAGGCCGACCTGGTCCTGCCGGAGCCGACGCTGGCCGACCGGGAGATGCTGCTGGACCTGTTGGGCCAACTGCCGCCCCGGCGCCGGGCGGTGCTCGTGCTCCGCTTCTACTGCGACATGTCCGTGGAGGAGACCGCCGACATCCTGGGCATCAGCGCCGGGACGGTGAAGAGCCAGGCCGCCCGCGGACTCGATGCGCTGCGCCTGCTGATGACCGGCACCTCGTCGGCCCGGGGGGAGCTGTCATGA
- a CDS encoding PKD domain-containing protein — translation MRTASLAGLTALALAGGTSLATAAPAQAADGTLYVRQLSSACSDTGPGTLAQPFCSIRPAAAKVTAGQTVDIGVGTYPERVTIASSGTPDSPIHVQGSTTNGTVTLSGATAGVVIDGQHDITISNLRVEGASSEPGLDLRASSAITTSGVNVLMATGASTPAVRLSAVTASFLKQSTVAAPTAVAGLTMDAATRGVTVVNSIVASSLKYDSVANSQGIQVHGSANTIINSQVSGFTGTAIAIEPGAADNVVVNNVINSGAGLGIRNSGATGTAITNNTVQSRCLDGIRVDGNSTRVSVQNNVLRMNGYFGRTNCDPSATGGLELGVYGDAVKDTVVDYNNAYHGTDPAPVMYAWNTPLTMDQFRTASGQATHDLNTGAVTDNYDSANSAAPGYQATDRLGAARGDDPTVPNTGAGPVTYADRGSTEYIRPPGAAFTVGLDLGTSTVKLDASASKPGFVPISEYQFDFGDGTLVTQATPVASHRYTSTGTYTVSVKVSGSDGRSSTGTQSVTVARRTGTIALLAMSGLRYVGAATADSRLIADQAAPGASTQFDLADIGTGRVALFSRATGRYVTSSSSLIPNGTSVDTTGWFRLLVNTDGTISLRALGDTYLSAPSTTAPLTATATTIGAREKFYRVNVADANRSVKAGANSRYVTAESGGARPLIANRTSVGAWERFDLVDLGNGRIAVFARANNRFVCADGTGTKPLIANRLSAGAWETFTLVRNTDGTVSLKAAVNNRYVTADSAGAKPLIANRTAIGPWEKFTLGG, via the coding sequence ATGCGCACAGCCTCCCTCGCCGGCCTCACCGCACTTGCGCTGGCCGGCGGCACTTCGCTGGCCACCGCCGCCCCCGCCCAGGCAGCCGACGGCACCCTCTACGTCCGGCAACTCTCCAGCGCCTGCTCCGACACCGGGCCGGGCACGCTGGCCCAGCCGTTCTGTTCCATCAGACCCGCCGCCGCCAAGGTCACCGCGGGGCAGACCGTCGACATCGGCGTCGGCACCTACCCCGAGCGGGTGACCATCGCCAGCTCCGGTACGCCGGACAGTCCGATCCACGTCCAGGGCTCCACCACCAACGGGACGGTCACGTTGTCCGGCGCGACCGCAGGCGTGGTGATCGACGGCCAGCACGACATCACGATCTCGAACCTGCGCGTCGAGGGGGCGTCCAGCGAGCCCGGCCTGGACCTCCGCGCTTCGTCGGCCATCACGACCAGCGGTGTCAACGTCCTCATGGCCACCGGCGCCTCCACGCCCGCCGTCCGACTGTCGGCGGTCACCGCCTCGTTCCTCAAGCAGTCCACGGTCGCCGCGCCGACGGCGGTCGCCGGCCTGACCATGGACGCCGCCACCCGGGGCGTCACCGTCGTCAACTCGATCGTGGCGAGCTCCTTGAAGTACGACTCCGTCGCGAACAGCCAGGGCATCCAGGTCCACGGATCGGCCAACACGATCATCAACAGCCAGGTCAGCGGCTTCACCGGTACGGCGATCGCGATCGAGCCGGGCGCGGCCGACAACGTGGTGGTCAACAACGTCATCAACAGCGGCGCCGGCCTCGGCATCCGCAACAGCGGCGCGACCGGCACCGCGATCACCAACAACACCGTGCAGAGCCGCTGCCTCGACGGCATCCGGGTCGACGGGAACTCCACCCGGGTCTCCGTGCAGAACAACGTGCTGCGGATGAACGGGTACTTCGGGCGGACGAACTGCGACCCGTCCGCCACCGGAGGACTGGAGCTCGGGGTCTACGGCGATGCCGTCAAGGACACCGTGGTCGACTACAACAACGCGTACCACGGCACCGACCCGGCGCCGGTGATGTACGCGTGGAACACCCCGTTGACCATGGACCAGTTCCGTACCGCCTCCGGCCAGGCGACGCACGACCTGAACACCGGTGCCGTGACGGACAACTACGACTCGGCGAACTCCGCCGCTCCGGGCTACCAGGCCACCGACCGGTTGGGCGCCGCGCGTGGTGACGACCCCACGGTGCCGAACACCGGCGCCGGTCCGGTCACGTACGCCGACCGGGGTTCGACCGAGTACATCCGCCCGCCCGGGGCCGCGTTCACCGTCGGCCTGGACCTCGGCACCAGCACGGTGAAGCTCGACGCCTCGGCGTCGAAGCCGGGCTTCGTGCCGATCAGTGAGTACCAGTTCGACTTCGGCGACGGCACGCTCGTCACCCAGGCCACCCCCGTCGCCTCGCACCGCTACACGTCCACGGGCACCTACACCGTGTCGGTGAAGGTGTCCGGCAGCGACGGCCGCTCGAGCACCGGCACCCAGAGCGTCACGGTGGCGCGGCGCACCGGGACGATCGCACTGCTCGCGATGTCCGGCCTGCGCTACGTGGGGGCGGCGACCGCCGACAGCAGGCTGATCGCCGACCAGGCCGCGCCGGGTGCGAGCACCCAGTTCGACCTGGCCGACATCGGCACGGGGCGGGTTGCCCTCTTCTCGCGGGCCACCGGCCGGTACGTGACCAGCAGCAGCTCGCTCATCCCCAACGGCACGTCGGTCGACACGACCGGCTGGTTCCGCCTGCTCGTGAACACGGACGGGACGATCAGCCTCCGCGCTCTCGGAGACACGTACCTGAGCGCACCGTCGACCACGGCCCCGTTGACCGCGACAGCCACCACGATCGGCGCGCGGGAGAAGTTCTACCGGGTGAACGTCGCCGATGCGAACCGCTCGGTCAAGGCCGGCGCCAACAGCCGGTACGTGACCGCCGAGAGCGGCGGCGCCAGGCCGCTGATCGCCAACCGGACCAGCGTCGGCGCCTGGGAACGGTTCGACCTGGTCGACCTCGGCAACGGCCGGATCGCCGTCTTCGCCCGCGCGAACAACCGCTTCGTCTGCGCGGACGGCACCGGCACCAAGCCGCTGATCGCCAACCGGCTCAGCGCCGGCGCCTGGGAGACGTTCACCCTCGTGCGCAACACCGACGGCACGGTCAGCCTCAAGGCGGCCGTCAACAACCGCTACGTCACCGCCGACAGCGCGGGCGCCAAACCGCTCATCGCCAACCGCACCGCGATCGGCCCCTGGGAGAAGTTCACCCTCGGCGGCTGA
- the purB gene encoding adenylosuccinate lyase, whose amino-acid sequence MTIPNVLANRYASPELVALWSPEEKVRMERRLWLAVLKAQRDLGVPVPDGVVEAYERVVDDVDLASIAERERVTRHDVKARIEEFSALAGHEHVHKGMTSRDLTENVEQLQVRASLELVRDRVVATLVRLAWHAHEYSGLVLTGRSHNVAAQATTLGKRFASAAEELLIAYERLTDLIDRYPLRGIKGPVGTAADQLDLFDGDAGKVADLERRVAEHLGFRRVLDSVGQVYPRSLDFDVLSALAQVAAAPSSLATTIRLMVGQELVTEGFKPGQVGSSAMPHKMNTRSSERVNGFAVIIRGYLSMVGELAGDQWNEGDVSCSVVRRVALPDAFFAADGLFQTFLTVLDEFGPYPAVINRELERFLPFLATTKILVAAVRRGVGREVAHEVIKEHAVAVALAMREKGAAENDLFDRLAADGRLGLTRAEIDALVADRNAFVGAAGAQVDRVTARIAKIVEAHPEAAAYSPPPIL is encoded by the coding sequence GTGACGATCCCGAACGTGCTCGCCAACCGCTACGCCTCGCCCGAGCTGGTGGCCCTGTGGTCGCCCGAGGAGAAGGTACGCATGGAGCGGCGGCTCTGGCTCGCCGTGCTCAAGGCCCAGCGGGACCTCGGCGTGCCGGTGCCGGACGGGGTGGTCGAGGCGTACGAGCGGGTGGTCGACGACGTGGACCTGGCCTCGATCGCCGAGCGCGAGCGGGTCACGCGGCACGACGTGAAGGCCCGGATCGAGGAGTTCAGCGCCCTCGCCGGCCACGAGCACGTGCACAAGGGGATGACCTCCCGGGACCTCACGGAGAACGTCGAGCAGCTCCAGGTCCGGGCCTCGCTGGAGCTGGTCCGGGACCGGGTGGTCGCCACCCTGGTCCGGCTCGCCTGGCACGCCCACGAGTACTCCGGTCTGGTGCTGACCGGCCGGTCGCACAACGTCGCCGCGCAGGCCACCACGCTGGGCAAGCGCTTCGCGTCCGCCGCCGAGGAGCTGCTCATCGCGTACGAGCGGCTGACCGACCTGATCGACCGCTACCCGCTGCGCGGCATCAAAGGGCCGGTGGGCACCGCCGCCGACCAGCTCGACCTCTTCGACGGCGACGCCGGCAAGGTGGCCGATCTGGAGCGCCGGGTCGCCGAGCACCTGGGCTTCCGCCGGGTGCTGGACAGCGTCGGCCAGGTCTACCCGCGTTCGCTGGACTTCGACGTGCTCTCCGCGCTGGCCCAGGTCGCGGCGGCGCCGTCGTCGCTGGCCACCACGATCCGGCTCATGGTCGGCCAGGAGCTGGTCACCGAGGGCTTCAAGCCCGGCCAGGTGGGCTCCAGCGCGATGCCGCACAAGATGAACACCCGCTCGTCCGAGCGGGTGAACGGCTTCGCGGTGATCATCCGGGGCTACCTGTCGATGGTCGGCGAGCTGGCCGGCGACCAGTGGAACGAGGGGGACGTCTCCTGCTCGGTGGTCCGCCGGGTGGCCCTGCCGGACGCCTTCTTCGCCGCCGACGGGCTGTTCCAGACGTTCCTCACCGTGCTGGACGAGTTCGGGCCGTACCCGGCGGTGATCAACCGCGAGCTGGAGCGTTTCCTGCCCTTCCTGGCCACCACGAAGATCCTGGTCGCGGCGGTGCGCCGGGGCGTCGGCCGGGAGGTCGCGCACGAGGTGATCAAGGAGCACGCGGTCGCCGTGGCGCTGGCCATGCGGGAGAAGGGCGCCGCCGAGAACGACCTGTTCGACCGTCTCGCCGCGGATGGCCGGCTCGGCCTGACCCGGGCCGAGATCGACGCCCTGGTCGCCGACCGCAACGCCTTCGTGGGCGCCGCCGGAGCGCAGGTCGACCGGGTGACCGCCCGCATCGCCAAGATCGTCGAAGCCCACCCCGAGGCCGCCGCCTACTCTCCGCCGCCCATCCTCTGA
- a CDS encoding YbjQ family protein: protein MLVVTTDQLPGYEIRQILGEVVSSMARTRNPYREGVKNLRGGAYDPMAPDNLTRWRTDSVARLGEEAMRLGANAVIGMRFDSRDCGEMWMEICAYGTAVIVVPKTPDIMPPDQPMIAAETAHEPEITAAPGGIAEPASAPNLQSAAETPTPGS from the coding sequence GTGCTGGTCGTGACGACGGATCAACTGCCCGGCTACGAGATCCGCCAGATCCTCGGCGAAGTGGTCTCCTCGATGGCGCGGACCCGCAACCCCTACCGCGAGGGCGTCAAGAACCTGCGCGGCGGCGCCTACGACCCGATGGCGCCGGACAACCTCACCCGCTGGCGTACCGACTCGGTGGCCCGGCTCGGCGAGGAGGCCATGCGGCTCGGCGCGAACGCCGTGATCGGCATGCGCTTCGACAGCCGGGACTGCGGCGAGATGTGGATGGAGATCTGCGCGTACGGGACGGCGGTGATCGTCGTACCCAAGACGCCCGACATCATGCCGCCGGACCAGCCGATGATCGCGGCCGAGACCGCCCACGAGCCGGAGATCACCGCGGCGCCCGGCGGCATCGCCGAACCGGCCAGCGCCCCGAACCTCCAGTCCGCCGCCGAGACCCCCACCCCGGGCTCCTGA
- a CDS encoding S1 family peptidase, translated as MRLRPLLAVLTTTLAGVLATASGATAAPAGPQPIIGGSTVSSAPWAAAVFSNGSFTCSGSVIASQWVLTARHCVSGSMSVRVGSVYYASGGVTRTVSASYTRYDLALLRLSSAVSTSTVTLASSNPPVGSTNSIYGWGMTCYSGCGASPQLKTASVQVTSTNATDAYGGQAIRSTRINGNAWRGDSGGPQFYNGRQVGVASTADGSSIQNYGSVAYNRSWITSVAGV; from the coding sequence ATGCGTCTCCGTCCCCTGCTCGCCGTACTGACCACCACCCTCGCCGGCGTGCTCGCCACCGCCTCCGGCGCCACCGCCGCGCCCGCAGGCCCGCAGCCGATCATCGGCGGCAGCACCGTCTCGTCCGCACCCTGGGCCGCCGCCGTGTTCAGCAACGGGTCGTTCACCTGTTCCGGCAGCGTGATCGCGTCCCAGTGGGTGCTCACCGCCCGGCACTGCGTGAGCGGCTCGATGTCGGTCCGGGTCGGCAGCGTCTACTACGCCTCGGGCGGGGTCACCCGCACGGTGAGCGCCTCCTACACCCGCTACGACCTGGCCCTGCTGCGCCTCTCCAGCGCGGTCAGCACCTCGACCGTGACGTTGGCCAGCAGCAACCCGCCGGTCGGCTCCACCAACTCGATCTACGGCTGGGGCATGACCTGCTACAGCGGCTGCGGAGCGTCGCCCCAGCTCAAGACCGCCAGCGTGCAGGTGACCAGCACCAACGCCACCGACGCCTACGGCGGCCAGGCCATCCGCAGCACCCGGATCAACGGCAACGCCTGGCGGGGCGACTCGGGCGGCCCGCAGTTCTACAACGGCCGCCAGGTCGGCGTCGCCTCCACGGCCGACGGCTCCAGCATCCAGAATTACGGCAGTGTCGCGTACAACCGGTCCTGGATCACCTCGGTGGCCGGTGTCTGA
- the purS gene encoding phosphoribosylformylglycinamidine synthase subunit PurS has product MPRVVVDVMLKPEILDPQGQAVANALPRLGVSDVASVRIGRRIEIEFTGEPDLDRAREIADKLLANPVIEDFTVRLAEADETADARS; this is encoded by the coding sequence GTGCCTCGCGTCGTCGTCGACGTCATGCTCAAGCCCGAGATCCTCGATCCTCAGGGCCAGGCCGTCGCAAACGCGCTGCCCCGGCTCGGCGTCAGTGACGTCGCCTCGGTCCGGATCGGCAGGCGGATCGAGATCGAGTTCACCGGTGAACCGGACCTGGACCGGGCCCGGGAGATCGCCGACAAGCTGCTCGCGAACCCGGTCATCGAGGACTTCACGGTCCGCCTGGCCGAGGCCGACGAGACCGCGGACGCGCGCTCGTGA
- the purQ gene encoding phosphoribosylformylglycinamidine synthase subunit PurQ gives MTARVGVVTFPGSLDDGDAARAVRIAGAEPVRLWHGDPDLHGVDAVVLPGGFSYGDYLRCGAIARFAPVMGSIVDAARGGLPVLGICNGFQILCEAHLLPGALTRNQHLHFRNRDQVLRIEAVGTAWTNAFQPGQEVLIPVKNGEGCYVADPATLDRLEAEGRVVARYVGGNPNGSQRDIAAITNEAGNVVGIMPHPEHAVEALTGPSLDGLGFFTSVLKHLVGAPA, from the coding sequence GTGACCGCGCGGGTCGGTGTGGTGACGTTCCCCGGCTCGCTCGACGACGGGGACGCGGCCCGGGCCGTCCGGATCGCCGGCGCCGAACCGGTCCGGCTCTGGCACGGCGACCCGGACCTGCACGGCGTCGACGCGGTGGTCCTGCCCGGCGGCTTCTCCTACGGTGACTACCTGCGCTGCGGCGCGATCGCCCGGTTCGCCCCGGTGATGGGCTCGATCGTCGACGCCGCCCGCGGCGGCCTGCCGGTGCTCGGCATCTGCAACGGCTTCCAGATCCTGTGCGAGGCCCACCTGCTGCCCGGCGCGCTCACCCGCAACCAGCACCTGCACTTCCGCAACCGGGACCAGGTGCTGCGGATCGAGGCCGTCGGCACTGCCTGGACCAACGCGTTCCAGCCCGGCCAGGAGGTGCTCATCCCGGTCAAGAACGGCGAGGGCTGCTACGTGGCGGACCCGGCGACGCTCGACCGGCTGGAGGCCGAGGGGCGCGTGGTCGCCCGCTACGTCGGCGGCAACCCCAACGGGTCGCAGCGCGACATCGCCGCGATCACCAACGAGGCCGGCAACGTGGTCGGCATCATGCCGCATCCCGAGCACGCGGTGGAGGCGCTCACCGGCCCCTCCCTGGACGGTCTCGGCTTCTTCACCTCGGTGCTGAAGCACCTGGTGGGAGCCCCGGCGTGA
- the purL gene encoding phosphoribosylformylglycinamidine synthase subunit PurL has product MTTHPDPALRETPGVVPQAGPADDWASGVDTVPRAAGTSEELQPYAELGLRDDEYDRIRHILGRRPTQSELAMYSIMWSEHCSYKSSKVHLRQFGEKAPPSDRLLAGIGENAGVVQVSDELAVTFKVESHNHPSFVEPYQGAATGVGGIVRDILAMGARPVAVMDPLRFGAADHPDTARVLPGVVAGVGGYGNCLGLPNIGGEVVFDPCYQGNPLVNALCLGVLPVDRLQKKDATGPGNIVVLMGAKTGRDGIGGVSVLASATFDEGSEQRRPSVQVGDPFMEKLLIEACLELYDAELVVGIQDLGGAGLTCALTETAASAGTGMRVWLERVPLREPSMEPHEILASESQERMLLVVSPDKLDAVLKTAEKWGVWATAIGEVTAPSPDGQPGRLVITWRDQLVVDVPPGSLVDDGPVYARPMREPADLILLQADRAETLPRPSDPEALRETLLRMIASPNLADKTWVTEQYDRYVLGNTVLAQPEDSGVIRIDERTGLGVALSVDGNGRYARLDPYHGTKLALAEAYRNVAVTGAKPIAVTNCLNFGSPEDPAVMWQFAEAVRGLADGCLELGIPVTGGNVSFYNQTGAAAIHPTPVVGVLGVLDNVAERVPMGFVPRPAGDHDQLFLLGETHVELSGSEWAWVTHEHLGGIPPQVDLARERQLAELLAEAARVGHLSSAHDLSDGGLAQSLVESSLRRGVGARVVLPEQFAGGSMPFVFLFSESAGRVLVSVPRGHEKAFTALCAERGVPWEFIGVTDPAGGALEVHGQFRIGLDELREAHTGTLPRLFGGAEAARVEVEATRTGTTTVLPATAEQPIDVDPAEVASEPIAQAGAAPAATGAEATGSADVADAPVTDDAPADEASADEALVDEAPADADAATEADAPEAAEPDDSATATGDPDQRPATDQR; this is encoded by the coding sequence ATGACCACCCATCCGGACCCGGCCCTGCGGGAGACGCCGGGCGTGGTGCCGCAGGCCGGCCCGGCCGACGACTGGGCCAGCGGCGTGGACACCGTGCCCCGTGCCGCCGGCACCTCCGAGGAACTCCAGCCGTACGCCGAGCTGGGCCTCCGCGACGACGAGTACGACCGGATCCGGCACATCCTCGGCCGCCGGCCCACCCAGTCCGAGCTGGCCATGTACTCGATCATGTGGAGCGAGCACTGCTCCTACAAGTCGAGCAAGGTGCACCTGCGCCAGTTCGGTGAGAAGGCGCCGCCGAGCGACCGGCTGCTGGCCGGCATCGGCGAGAACGCCGGCGTGGTCCAGGTCTCCGACGAGCTGGCCGTGACCTTCAAGGTCGAGTCGCACAACCACCCGAGCTTCGTCGAGCCGTACCAGGGCGCGGCGACCGGCGTCGGCGGCATCGTCCGGGACATCCTCGCCATGGGCGCCCGCCCGGTCGCCGTCATGGACCCGCTGCGCTTCGGCGCGGCCGACCACCCGGACACCGCCCGGGTGCTGCCCGGCGTGGTGGCCGGCGTCGGCGGCTACGGCAACTGCCTCGGCCTGCCCAACATCGGCGGCGAGGTGGTCTTCGACCCCTGCTACCAGGGCAACCCGCTGGTCAACGCGCTCTGCCTCGGCGTGCTGCCGGTCGACCGGCTCCAGAAGAAGGACGCCACCGGCCCCGGCAACATCGTGGTGCTCATGGGCGCCAAGACCGGCCGGGACGGCATCGGCGGCGTGTCCGTGCTGGCCAGCGCCACCTTCGACGAGGGCAGCGAGCAGCGCCGCCCGTCCGTGCAGGTGGGCGACCCGTTCATGGAGAAGCTGCTCATCGAGGCGTGCCTGGAGCTCTACGACGCCGAACTGGTCGTCGGCATCCAGGACCTCGGCGGCGCCGGCCTGACCTGCGCGCTCACCGAGACCGCCGCCTCCGCCGGCACCGGCATGCGGGTCTGGCTGGAGCGGGTGCCGCTGCGCGAGCCCTCGATGGAGCCGCACGAGATCCTGGCCAGCGAGTCCCAGGAGCGGATGCTGCTGGTCGTCTCCCCGGACAAGCTGGACGCGGTGCTCAAGACCGCCGAGAAGTGGGGCGTCTGGGCCACCGCCATCGGCGAGGTCACCGCACCGTCGCCGGACGGCCAGCCGGGCCGGTTGGTGATCACCTGGCGCGACCAGCTCGTGGTGGACGTGCCGCCGGGCTCGCTGGTCGACGACGGGCCGGTCTACGCCCGCCCCATGCGCGAGCCGGCCGACCTCATCCTGCTCCAGGCCGACCGGGCCGAGACGCTGCCCCGGCCGAGCGACCCGGAGGCGCTGCGGGAGACGCTGCTCCGCATGATCGCGTCGCCGAACCTGGCCGACAAGACCTGGGTCACCGAGCAGTACGACCGCTACGTGCTGGGCAACACCGTGCTCGCGCAGCCGGAGGACTCCGGCGTGATCCGGATCGACGAGCGGACCGGCCTGGGCGTCGCCCTCTCCGTCGACGGCAACGGCCGGTACGCGCGCCTCGACCCGTACCACGGGACGAAGCTCGCGCTGGCCGAGGCGTACCGGAACGTGGCGGTGACCGGTGCGAAGCCGATCGCCGTGACCAACTGCCTCAACTTCGGCTCGCCGGAGGACCCGGCCGTCATGTGGCAGTTCGCCGAGGCCGTGCGCGGCCTGGCGGACGGCTGCCTGGAGCTGGGCATCCCGGTGACCGGCGGCAACGTCAGCTTCTACAACCAGACCGGCGCGGCGGCCATCCACCCGACCCCCGTGGTCGGCGTGCTGGGCGTGCTGGACAACGTCGCCGAGCGGGTGCCCATGGGCTTCGTACCGCGGCCGGCCGGTGACCACGACCAGCTCTTCCTCCTGGGTGAGACGCACGTCGAGCTCTCCGGCTCGGAGTGGGCCTGGGTGACCCACGAGCACCTGGGCGGCATCCCGCCGCAGGTCGACCTGGCCCGCGAGCGCCAGCTCGCCGAGCTGCTCGCCGAGGCGGCCCGGGTCGGGCACCTCAGCTCCGCGCACGACCTCTCCGACGGTGGTCTGGCGCAGAGCCTGGTCGAGTCCAGCCTGCGGCGCGGCGTCGGTGCCCGCGTCGTGCTGCCGGAGCAGTTCGCCGGCGGGTCGATGCCGTTCGTCTTCCTGTTCAGCGAGTCCGCCGGCCGCGTGCTGGTGTCGGTGCCGCGCGGGCACGAGAAGGCGTTCACCGCCCTCTGCGCCGAGCGCGGGGTGCCGTGGGAGTTCATCGGGGTCACCGACCCGGCCGGCGGCGCCCTGGAGGTGCACGGCCAGTTCCGGATCGGCCTCGACGAGCTGCGCGAGGCGCACACCGGCACCCTGCCGCGCCTCTTCGGCGGCGCGGAGGCGGCCCGGGTGGAGGTGGAGGCGACCCGCACCGGGACCACCACCGTCCTGCCGGCCACCGCCGAGCAGCCGATCGACGTCGACCCGGCCGAGGTGGCATCCGAGCCGATCGCCCAGGCCGGCGCCGCTCCGGCGGCGACCGGGGCCGAGGCGACCGGGTCCGCGGACGTCGCGGACGCTCCGGTGACCGACGACGCCCCGGCGGACGAGGCTTCGGCGGACGAGGCACTGGTGGACGAGGCTCCGGCGGACGCCGACGCCGCGACCGAGGCTGACGCTCCCGAGGCCGCCGAGCCGGACGACTCCGCGACGGCCACCGGCGACCCGGACCAGCGCCCCGCCACGGACCAGCGCTGA
- a CDS encoding 2-phosphosulfolactate phosphatase: MAVFAQPGSGARFDWGLSGAAELGRVCAALVVVDVLSFTTAVEVAVSRGMRVHPFPWGEQAADYARRVGAVAAVGRRRTTPEHPWSLSPAALRAAPVVADLVLPSPNGSAISAAASATGVPVVAACLRNAAAVGRWLRAQGYGSTDAPVGVVAAGERWPDGSLRPGVEDQLGAASVLDALSGVPGGLSVEAAMALAALASTPDVAAAVRGCVSGRELAEGGFAEDVAVAVELGVSDVVPVLRQGYFAAA, encoded by the coding sequence TTGGCCGTCTTCGCCCAACCCGGCTCCGGCGCCCGGTTCGACTGGGGGCTGAGCGGGGCCGCGGAACTGGGCCGGGTCTGCGCCGCCCTGGTGGTGGTGGACGTGCTCTCGTTCACCACCGCCGTGGAGGTGGCGGTCAGCCGCGGCATGCGGGTGCACCCGTTCCCGTGGGGTGAGCAGGCGGCCGACTACGCCCGCCGGGTCGGGGCCGTCGCGGCGGTCGGCCGCCGCAGGACGACCCCGGAACACCCGTGGTCGCTCTCCCCGGCGGCGCTGCGGGCCGCGCCGGTCGTCGCCGACCTGGTGCTGCCCTCGCCGAACGGCTCGGCCATCAGCGCCGCCGCGAGCGCCACCGGCGTGCCGGTGGTCGCGGCGTGCCTGCGTAACGCGGCTGCCGTCGGGCGCTGGCTCCGGGCCCAGGGGTACGGCTCGACCGACGCCCCGGTGGGTGTCGTGGCCGCCGGTGAACGCTGGCCGGACGGCTCGCTGCGCCCCGGCGTGGAGGACCAGCTCGGCGCGGCCAGCGTGCTGGACGCCCTCTCCGGCGTCCCCGGCGGGCTCTCCGTGGAGGCGGCCATGGCCCTCGCCGCGCTGGCCAGCACGCCCGACGTGGCGGCGGCGGTGCGCGGCTGCGTCTCCGGCCGGGAACTCGCCGAGGGCGGCTTCGCCGAGGATGTCGCCGTCGCCGTCGAACTCGGCGTCTCCGACGTGGTGCCGGTGCTGCGCCAGGGCTACTTCGCCGCCGCCTGA